The region AGAGAATTGTTTACGTCAAAGTTTAGGTAGGCCTCGCCAAAATGGCCCTTAGTCTAACATGATTTGTGTTTCTCTTCAACTTCAAATATGAAGCCTTGAATTGAGTTCTTTTAAAGGTATAATATAATCATTGGATTAGAATTGAGTTCTTTTAAAGGTATAATATAATCATTGGATTAAGTTTTGGGTGAAATTTTGTGGGAAGATATTATGTTAAAACAAAGATTCGATAGGGTCGATAACCTAAAGGAACCCAACGACTATCATATTAAAGATAGGACTCAAATTGAATCTTGGGTTCGTTTTGCATAGACAGACGAGGAAGACCAATGGATAAATCCAGATTTGGTTGCGGTTTTTATTTTTTAGATGAAAGAGATATATAAGTGTGATATTTTTGTGAGTTTTTTTAGATAATGCCATGTTGGTACGCGGGTTATGCGACCGCATGgtggaactcattttttttcCATAAAGGCAGATATTCTAGCTTGGAGATTGTGTTTTAACCCGAGTCCTAACATGTGTAAACTTGGTTGATAAAATGATTGTTAGTGTATCTCACATTGTTATGATACAGTTTTAtaaatgataatatatatatatatatatatatatatatatatatatatatatatatatatatatatatatatatatatatatatatatatatatatatcttctaaTAAACAAAACCTCTAAATGCCATATGTCCCTTTTCTAGATAATCTGATTGACACGTGGACATGTGACAATTTTTAAAGAATtcttaattttcattttttttggtaATTGATAAAAATCTTTCAAATATCCGCTTTTTCTGTAACATAAATATTTGAAAATGATAAGTATTTATAAagaattttcaattttcaatttttttttgggtAATTGGATCTTAATTTCTAAAATGCGGTTTAATTTTTAGGACAGTAATGCTTTAAAAGACTAATAAAACAGCTTTTAATTTTATCTAATAgtcttttatgatattttttcatgataaaatttttaattgttaattttttttgtcTATATAAAATTTTTAATCATATCGATCGTACTTTCCACGAGAGCTCTTTTAAAAAGTTAATATGTGGCTCCACATATATTTACAAAGTATCAGTGCCTACGTCCAACAAATCATGGCTTAACAAATCCTTGTCTATCCTTATTGGCAGGGGCGGATTTAGGGGGGTTCTGGGGTGGCACCGGCAACCCCTAAATTTTCCGGCCGCAATGGAAAAAATTtcgaaatttttaaaaatttttattttttctactatCATGCAACCCCTAATCTTCCCGTGCAACACCTACTATGAATTCTTGCGTCCGCCCCTGCTCATTGGGCTTCGACTTTGAGGCATATCGGTACAACAAGGTCTTACAAGTGATTATATGAAATATGTCCTCTCTCCATAGGGCTCTTTTGATGAGATAATGTTGGGTTTCACATATTATTACATGGCTTAGAGCTAAGGTCCCGCAACCTCATGGCATAAAACATCCATGTCTACTTTCATTGAATGGCACTTTTAGAGGGTTTCTATGGGCTTCACATATATTTACAGAGACCAATGTTTACAAAGTCTGTCTTATTTGCAATGCTTTGATTTTTTTATATGATCGGATTTTATAAACTAGTACCTAAAAAAGAGCAAAACAAATACAAAAAGTACATCTCACGGGATTTTATAACCCAAAAATTCAATTGGCCTTAAGTTTTGTATTTCTACCTAAGTCAAGAATTGCGAAACCATCCTATCAAATATGAATCCCTATAATCAAGTTCGAATCTTAGGAGCTACTCAAAGGTGGCAAAAAGCAGTATATGAGATGCAGTCCCATACACGAGGCTTGTCCTTTCACCAAAGACATGTCCTCTCAAAAATAACTTCAAAAACCGAAGAAATTGTTCCGTCGGTAGACAAATCGACAAAGTGTTTTGTTATACTTCTTCCGTCTCAAAATTATAGTCTTTATTTCCATTTCGTTTGTTTTAAAATAATTGTccgcttctaaaaataaataagatttttaccaaaatacatattcattattacttaaccaactaaacatttaatgcatttaatggaacatgcaaagtaaaacaaaactgtcattttattatataaagttagtgatAATTAATGTTTCTTATGTTTTTTTGTTTGTAGATAATAATTTCGGGAGGAAGGGAGTATATAATAAGATATGAaactaataattaaattaaataataattataaaacatcCATACAAACACCTTGCTATTATATTTTGAATGAGAATATAGTTTTTAAAATGGTAACACGAATTTTAAAACACCTATCGTTTTATATATAATGACAATACTACACTCCTCTAAATCCACAGGTAAGCCCATACTCCATATTCCTTAACATGAACAACTATCATTTCCTTCTTGTATCTTTACCACACAAAAGCCACATCAACCCCACTTTCCGACTAGCCACCAAACTAACGCGCGCCGGTGCTCGAGTCACCCTGGCCACCACCATCAATGGCCTCAAAACCCTCCCTTCAGTCCCCGGCCTATCTTACCATTTCTTCTCCGACGGAGGTGCTGCCGGAAAACCAAACTACCTTCAAGAAATCAAGCTCGCTGGGTTAAGTAACCTCAAAGAACTCTTGATAACAAAAGCTAAAGAGGGTCAAAAGGTGGATTTCTTAATCTATGGCATCTGCCTTCCATGGGTGGCAGAGGTGGCACGTGAACTTCAGGTGCCGTCAGCTTTATTCTTTATCCAGTCCGCAGCTTCTTTTTCGGTGGTTTATCATCTCTTCAGAAGTGATGGAGGGGTAGGAAATTCCAATATTGACCCTTCTGGTACAGTAAAAATACCAGGATTGCCCTTGTTAAGATACAGTGAAGTCCCTTCTTTTCTACTAACCACCCATGCGTTGGCTGTCGTTTTCCAAGAACACATAGAAATCCTAGAAAAACACCCAGATTCATTCATACTAATCAACAGTTTTAACGCCTTAGAAGAAGATTCGATTGAAGCAATACCTGATCATAGAAACATTTACACCGTCGGACCTTTAGTTTCCGGTGACACGGAGGAGCCGTTCGTCAGCGATACTTTTCAAGATTCCGATCGAGAGACATATCTCCGATGGCTAGACACAAAACCTGAGAAATCGGTGGTTTACGTTTCATTCGGAAGCTTATTGAAATTACAGAAAAATCAAAAGGAGGAGATATTTCAAGGATTAATCGAATTTGGTCACCCGTTTTTGTGGGTCATACGTCATAACGGGGAGAACGATGAAGAAGAAGTGATGCGTTACACGGCGGAAGGCGGTGGGTTGATAGTGAGATGGTGTTCGCAGGTGGAGGTGTTAAACCACGTTGCGATTGGGTGTTTCGTGACGCATTGTGGATGGAACTCAACACTGGAGAGCGTGGTCAGTGGGGTGCCGATGGTTGGGTGTCCACAGAATGCTGATCAGAAGCTGAATGCAAAGATGGTGGAGGAAGTGTGGGGGAATGGGGTGAAGGCGGTGGCGGACGGTGAAGATGTGGTGGGGAGGGAAGAGATGAAGAGGTGTCTGGCGGTGGTGATGGGAGGTGGAGAGATAAAGAGGAACAGTGAGATATTGAAAAGCATGGCCATGGAGGCCACTGTTGAGGGAGGATCTTCACATACAAATTTAAATCGATTCTTCGAAACCTTAAAACGTGTTTCATAATTAAAatagtttattgtatggtatatggtattgaTAGCTAGCCCAATTGTATGTTAGCCCATTTATTCTCTTTAGCCCATATATGGTCTTTGCTTATTGTATGTGTATATAGGTTATCGATAAAGTCAATTCATAACAATATTTTAATACATGATTCAATTAATATCATGAGTCCCAACGACTAGTACATGGATTATGGGCGACATATCATCTTCATGTTGACTCATGTATACTTACATCGACTAAAAATAAGTGCAATAGTTTTCAGTATTAGTCGGTTATGGACTCGAATTCCTGTTCCTAACAATAGTAACACCACTCTCGGTCATAATCCCTTTTGTACGTTATCAATAAAAAAAAGTTCTTATTACCTTTCAAATCATAAACAAAACTCGATATATGTTCTTCAATTCACTCGTGATAATAATATTAAATTGAGTTTGATGCATTTTGGTTTTCTATGAAAGACTTATATGACTTGGTTAAATATTCCTTTGATGTGATATCGTGAGTGATATATATCTCGTAACCAACTGTCTAATCCTGTGACATCCCCagtttcacggccataaaagaccgatatgtttatgctttgttttataaaatcagagtaaattcttttgatttaaaagagttgcggaatttgttcccaaaacaaaatatgataagagtttatcaaagcatttctttaaagaaatgtattttcattatataacaaaatctctggatgtcatgttcaatacagaccaaaagcataaacagaacaaaatagaccttaaaaaagttatttataactactgatctataatccaaaatctctcgtcaagtccaccaacttatactcttgtgccattacctgtaatgcaaagaaaactgagtgggtcaggcttgggagcctggtgagcatatagggttttcaacccacaataaataattaatttaatttcatcaaccaatactaacccaattacccattcccgttattctcaccttacgtccctaagacaactaacacaagggacctagtctaaaaatatttcatcggggcgacaacacatgcttcgggggttcctcagcaatataagtcaaatagggcaaccatgagggggatggaatacagcgaatgaacacccaagttcattaacacctacaagttatgagcctgctagcgttccactggattgtctagaaaagtccgtggtcgtcatctaaattccgctagatgactggattacAATGACATCGATGCCTCTCGTCCTTTTATCAtaagacaactatctacccatgttctacccaacattctattagataaaatatacatttttagacatagtttaaaacctgtatagtatgttcattcaaaacacattccagataaaagatgaggcacataaacataacacatatttcatagagaataaattatATCTATGAGATTTAGAAGATAACATTGatacactcacataacacatatacttagtacattaaatcgatacttgtataaaatcgtgcaTTTGAAGGAGATTAGGTACCCCCTTCAAATCAAgaccaatatataaacacataacacatatttcatagtaaatatttaatatttatgcgttagaagaaagtaactacacactcacaacaaacatatacttaatacattcaaacaatacttgtattaaaatcgtgtttatgaaagggactatacactcacatgaacagaagatgatcggacagcactactacttgcagaagtagaaatcctcagcagatctggaagatctctacaaaaatcgaacttctcgcgggcagagcttcggctcaggaatcgcacttctcgggatcttcgggcttcgggacttgcttcgggtctcggggttgataccggggcttcggggtacttctggcacacaaatcgaggtaaaacaggagagagaagagagaaaatagcaaccgtaaacggctggcccttcaaatctatttatagggcaaatttggcccttgccacgtcgtggcaaccttgttccacgtcgtgggcttggtcgtcactgcatgcgtcatcccaagttgcatccgggggcctcccggaggtgtcaggacactttccacgtcgtggcaaccttgttccacgtcgtgggctctgacagttttggggtttcgcgccccgaacttcagaaattcataactttcgcatacgaactccgttttcgacgttctttatatcgccgcgaaggtgagattatgatctacaactctcgtttagactccattggctaattttgaattgatttttaatatattataagtatattacttatatattatctttcgtggaccgggacaggaaaactccgttcaaaattcataactccttcatctgaactccgattccgtccgtctttccgttgttgcactactatcgatgagatcttcaattctcatttagatcactaaggatagatatctatctaccttaaatccactatttacgtcgcgctgggtcgcgctaggtcgtgtcggttctgtcgcgaaacttcgacaggtcataacttcttcgttataactcggattttggcgttctttatatgcacggaaaccttgtgacatatactacaacttgtttaagattaatccttctaaataaccttccatcaaaaagtcatttttgatgcttatcgtctctaaattgactagccctgatctacgaaCGTTACAAATCCCTCAAACACTTTCCATTGTCAACTCTTTCACGTGACATATATCAACGTCTTGGTCATCCCGGACAACATGTTTTCAAGAATTTACTTTTAAACCATTTCATTTAATGTAATAATAAAAACTCTTCTATATTTTTCATTCTTGTCAACTATGAAAAAATGTTCGGTTGTCTTTTAAATTGTCCTGAACTTATGTTTTGTTTCCATTTcaacttattaatttattactgtATAGAAATCTCATTCGTAACGTTATATTTCTTGatcaatttttacatttttttgtgGGGATATCCTCTTTGACAAAATTCATACGTCTTCTCCAAATTTTTACTTTTCCATGTTCACATTAAGGTAGTGTTTAGTGCATGGACAAAATGGAATTAGACAAAATTAGACTCAGACTTTTTAATATTACCATGTGTTCATTAGGTTTTGCTAGCATTTATGATTCCGAACTCTTCACCAAAACTACTAAAGTCGTTGTTGTACTTCTCTTATTATATATTTACATTATTATCACAAGAAGTGATGTTCAGAGAATTGCCTTTTTGGAAGACTCTCTACAATGACATTTTGAGATGAAAGATCTAGAACGTCTTCATTACTGCTTAAGACCGGAGGTGCTTGCTCGAGATACTAATATGTATTTATGCCAAGCAACTGTATCCAATCTTGTATCTCATGTGGGTCTCACTAATTTTAAGATCTCATCTACACCTCTTAAACTAAACTTTCGACTTACACCATGTGATAGCTCAATTCTACCTAAACCTACACTTCACCGCTAGTTGGTGGGATCTCTTTATAGCCACTCGCCCAAATCTGACATTTTTAATCCACATTGTCAGTCGGTTTATGGCAGTTCCTCAGACTTCTCATTatgtttgttgttttgaaaattttaagatGCATCAACGACACCATGTTTCATGACTCATGAGTTACACTTCCCTTCTCTATCATCTATTGAGTTGCATGCCTTTTATGATGAAGAATGGGATGTTGATGTTACTGATCCATGTTCAATAACATGTTATTGTTTCTTTCATGGTGACTCACTTATTTCTTGATGTAACAGTCCCTCATTTCCAGATCAACTATTTCTTGATGTAGCAGTCCCTCATTTCTAGATCAAGTACGAAAGCTGAGTACAGAGCACTTGCCGACACTACTCTAGAACTATTATGGTCACAATGACTTTTTCTCTAGTATGTGTGCAAACAACCGTAGTGCGATACATATTGTCTAAAATGATGTTTTCATAAGTGCACAAAACATACTGAGATCAATTTTCATTGCATTTGTCTTGTCTACACGTCGATCACTCTTTTCGTCTGTATTCTCTAATGATTTATAGatatctttaccaaagctctcaTTTTGGGACGTTTCTCTAGTATTGTTCACGAACTCAAGCTCATTGCTCACAATCCTCTgttattttgttgttgtttttgttttttttttttttgggggggggggtgttagTTATTATTTGTATTTAGGGCAtccacaatgcattgaactctataGAGTTCAATGGAGTGCCACATCATCATTCAATATTCCATACAACTCTATTCATTTTTATACCACAATGCATTAAACTCTACAAGTTCAATGGaacatattaaaaaatatttttttaaagatttaAAGACTTTCCTTTTTTCCattgaactccaaatccattgAATGCCAATGTGGCATTTCACAATGGTGAAGTTATATCCATTGAATGACAAGTAGACATGACATCTCATTCAACTCTTCCATTAAACTCCTCATTGTGAATGCTCTTATGTATCGAGGGACTTATATCACCATTGATATTAATTAGTCTAaggttatatatatgtttgttcTCTTATTTTTACCCTGTAAGAAAGCCACAAACATAGATTCtcacttccaactatccatacGGATTCAAGCTCAACATCTTCATGACTTCATCTTCCTCATGTCAATTAATCAAACCGAGATACTTCTTGTGGGGAACATAATAAAGGCCAAGAAATAAGCCAAATCATCTAAATTTGGAACTCAGcacatataattcttgaaatccAATCATATAATGTCTTTTTATGTGTACTACGAGTTGGATGTCATCTCCACATCTATCTTCTACAAGGCACTAAACGAGCAATTGGATCTAGCATAATCTTGTAAAACACAATAATGTATCAAACCATTCACATAAATAGATTTGTTACTTCCTTGAAGAAACTAAACGATCTTGTGAAATCATGCGACCCACAAACCTAACCCATAGCTTTGAGAACAATTGACAAGGAACCACCTTGCTTACTTTAGatataacttttaaaaacattttactTTTGACAATTTAATCTTTTTATTTGGTAACATCTTAGATACTAGGTATATTAGATATTGTACAAGATTTTAATGTTATCAATATCCTGTATATACATCATAAAATTAAATAGAGGCAAACTTTTTGACAAAAATAGATTAATTTGTTACAATATTTGGCACGTTGTTTTGATTAACACAAAACTcctttaataatattattaatttaaaatattttgatCAAATCAACTAAAATAAATAGTCActttaaaacaaaagaaaaaatagAAACGATCTGATAGAAATAATTTGATAATAAAGGATTATTTGCATCAAAATGTGAACACATACTTTACGTGTATTTCTTGTTTTAAATATCACAAACACGTATTATTTATGATTTCAGAAATATCAAAAACATGTAGTATTTTTTTATGGTTTCTTTTAAATATGATGCAAAAAACAAAAACGTTTATAAAATATGATATTCGAAAAACAATTTCCAAGTTAAAAAAGTTGTCTTGAATGATATACAACTTAATAACAAGGACTGTATCAGTAATATCTGTGTACTTGAAGGACCTCTTTGCACCATTTTCCAAAATATGATCGATATCTCAGCAAAAGGAACGCCGTGACCTGTAAAGCGAAACACGACCGCTGTACTTCGAAACAAAACGCCGCTCCGACTCTCCGACCACCACcaaacatctctctctctctctctctctctctctctctctctctctctctctcacattgAGTGTTTTCGCCACCGCCGTACACGGCCACCGTCCACCGCCACAAGTTCAGGATTTGCCCACAATGGCATATCACAACTCCCGTCACCTGCGCCTGCTCTGTCTCACTTTCTTCCTTCTCCTCTCTTTCACGGCCGCCGATGACGCAGCCGTAATGCAAAGCTTCGCCAAAACCCTCTCCCCGGCGCCAACCACCTGGACTGGTACTGATTTCTGTACATGGGAGGGAATAAACTGTGATAAGTCCAACCGTGTTACATCCATAAACATAGCTTCCAAATCCCTCACCGGAACCCTACCCCCAGACATCAACCAACTTTCCCAACTCAAAAGCCTCGCCGTCCAACGCAACTTCCTCTCCGGCGACTTACCTACCTTGGCCAACCTCACCCTCCTCGAACAAGTTACCCTCGACACCAATAATTTCACCTCCATCCCACCGGATTTCTTTTTGGGCCTCAATAATTTACAAAACTTCAGCATCTCTTTCAACTCAGATCTGTCTTCCTGGGTTCTCCCTGAAACTCTCTCTCAGAACACTAACTTACAAAGTTTTCTGGCGAGCAACGCCAAAATAACAGGCACCATACCGGACATCTTCGGCAGTTTACTCAATTTGCAGAATCTCCGGTTATCCAACAACAACCTCACCGGAAACCTACCTCCGAGTTTCGGCGGTTCACAAATTCAAAATCTCTGGCTCAACAACCAACTACAAGGACTCTCCGGTACGCTTGATGTCCTCTCTTCAATGAATCAACTCAGTCAAGCATGGTTACAAGTTAACACTTTCACCGGAGCAATCCCAGATCTTTCAAATTGTACTATCTTATTCGATCTACAACTCCGAGACAACCAGTTAACAGGTTTAGTTCCTCAATCATTAATGTCCCTCCCTAAACTCGAAAACGTCGCTATACAAAACAACAAATTACAAGGTCCATTACCTGTATTTCAACCACGAGTTCATTCCGAATTAGGAACCGATACCAATTCCTTCTGTTTATCCACCCCCGGACCTTGCGACCCACAAGTGACGTCACTCCTTGACGTCGCCGGAGCTTTAGGGTACCCAATGTCACTCGCACAATCATGGAAAGACAACGATGCTTGCAAAGGATGGATTTTCATCACCTGTGACTCTTCCGGGAAGAACGTGACATCTGTAAGCTTTGGAAAACAGAAATTCTCAGGTACTATTTCCCCATCTTTTGCGAAACTGACATCATTAAGGAGTATCTCATTGAACGATAACAATCTCATGGGTCCAATTCCTAAAGTATTAACATCTTTACCCAACCTGCAACTTCTTGATGTCTCCAACAATAATTTATCCGGTGATATACCGGTTTTCCCAAACGGGGTGAGGTTTACAGATGGTGGTAATCCACTATTAGGTACAGGTGGCCCTAGCAGGACACCTGGATCCGGATCGGGTCCCACCAACACAACCGGGACCCAATCCGGGACCACAAAAGGGGTTTCAGCTGGTATGATTGTTGGGATTGTGATTGGTGTTCTTGTTTTTGTTGTGATTATACTCTTTGTATCATATAAATGTTACATCAAGAAACGAAACCAAAAACAGGTTGGAAATCAAGAAAAGGGTAAAGATTTGGTTAAAAATGACCATGTTGGTGTTGTAGTTGATAAATTACATACCGAGGGTAGTGGGGATAAGGAAATGTCTGTTTTTGAAGGGGGTAATGTTGTAATTTCGATTCAAGTTCTCAGACAAGTGACTGGTAATTTTAATGAAGAGAACATATTAGGAAGAGGTGGATTTGGGGTTGTTTACAAAGGGGAATTACATGATGGGACTAAAATTGCAGTTAAAAGAATGGAATCGGGTGTAATGGGGACAAAAGGGTTAAAAGAATTTCAAGCTGAAATTGCTGTTTTAACAAAAGTTAGACATAGGCATCTTGTAGCTCTTCTTGGATACTGTATTAATGGAAATGAAAGGCTTTTGGTTTATGAGTATATGCCACAAGGGACTTTAAGTCAACATTTGTTTGAATGGAGGGGTAATAACGGAAATCCACTTAATTGGAAACAAAGGGTTTCAATTGCTTTGGATGTTGGAAGAGGGGTTGAGTATTTACATAGTTTAGCTCAACAAAGTTTTATTCATAGAGATTTAAAGCCTTCTAATATTCTTCTTGGAGATGATATGAGAGCTAAAGTTGCTGATTTTGGTTTGGTCAAAAGTGCCCCTGATGGGAAACATTCTCTTGAGACAAAATTAGCAGGAACTTTTGGCTATCTTGCCCCTGAATATGCCGGTGAGTGTTCTTTTATACCCTTTATTGTATTTCAACATTTTACCATTTTACCTTTTTAACCTTGTTAACATGTTTTGATTTAAACAGCAACGGGAAGAGTGACTACAAAAGTGGATGTTTATGCATTTGGAGTTGTGTTAATGGAGTTAATCACAGGGAGAAAAGCCCTAGATGAAACATTACCAGAGGACAAAAGCCATTTAGTGACATGGTTTCGAAGGGCAATTTCGTCCAAACAAGacataataaaatccatggatcaAACACTTGAGAATGATAACGAAGAAACCCTAGAAAGCATTTTCAAAGTTGCTGAGCTGGCGGGTCATTGTACTGCACGGGACCCGTATCAAAGACCGGACATGGGCCATGCGGTTAATGTGTTG is a window of Lactuca sativa cultivar Salinas chromosome 1, Lsat_Salinas_v11, whole genome shotgun sequence DNA encoding:
- the LOC111896924 gene encoding UDP-glycosyltransferase 75C1, which encodes MNNYHFLLVSLPHKSHINPTFRLATKLTRAGARVTLATTINGLKTLPSVPGLSYHFFSDGGAAGKPNYLQEIKLAGLSNLKELLITKAKEGQKVDFLIYGICLPWVAEVARELQVPSALFFIQSAASFSVVYHLFRSDGGVGNSNIDPSGTVKIPGLPLLRYSEVPSFLLTTHALAVVFQEHIEILEKHPDSFILINSFNALEEDSIEAIPDHRNIYTVGPLVSGDTEEPFVSDTFQDSDRETYLRWLDTKPEKSVVYVSFGSLLKLQKNQKEEIFQGLIEFGHPFLWVIRHNGENDEEEVMRYTAEGGGLIVRWCSQVEVLNHVAIGCFVTHCGWNSTLESVVSGVPMVGCPQNADQKLNAKMVEEVWGNGVKAVADGEDVVGREEMKRCLAVVMGGGEIKRNSEILKSMAMEATVEGGSSHTNLNRFFETLKRVS
- the LOC111896965 gene encoding receptor-like kinase TMK4, with the translated sequence MAYHNSRHLRLLCLTFFLLLSFTAADDAAVMQSFAKTLSPAPTTWTGTDFCTWEGINCDKSNRVTSINIASKSLTGTLPPDINQLSQLKSLAVQRNFLSGDLPTLANLTLLEQVTLDTNNFTSIPPDFFLGLNNLQNFSISFNSDLSSWVLPETLSQNTNLQSFLASNAKITGTIPDIFGSLLNLQNLRLSNNNLTGNLPPSFGGSQIQNLWLNNQLQGLSGTLDVLSSMNQLSQAWLQVNTFTGAIPDLSNCTILFDLQLRDNQLTGLVPQSLMSLPKLENVAIQNNKLQGPLPVFQPRVHSELGTDTNSFCLSTPGPCDPQVTSLLDVAGALGYPMSLAQSWKDNDACKGWIFITCDSSGKNVTSVSFGKQKFSGTISPSFAKLTSLRSISLNDNNLMGPIPKVLTSLPNLQLLDVSNNNLSGDIPVFPNGVRFTDGGNPLLGTGGPSRTPGSGSGPTNTTGTQSGTTKGVSAGMIVGIVIGVLVFVVIILFVSYKCYIKKRNQKQVGNQEKGKDLVKNDHVGVVVDKLHTEGSGDKEMSVFEGGNVVISIQVLRQVTGNFNEENILGRGGFGVVYKGELHDGTKIAVKRMESGVMGTKGLKEFQAEIAVLTKVRHRHLVALLGYCINGNERLLVYEYMPQGTLSQHLFEWRGNNGNPLNWKQRVSIALDVGRGVEYLHSLAQQSFIHRDLKPSNILLGDDMRAKVADFGLVKSAPDGKHSLETKLAGTFGYLAPEYAATGRVTTKVDVYAFGVVLMELITGRKALDETLPEDKSHLVTWFRRAISSKQDIIKSMDQTLENDNEETLESIFKVAELAGHCTARDPYQRPDMGHAVNVLGPLVERWKPSRTEEEEEGIDLHMSLPQVLERWQADEGTSRMFGDDSFSQTVSSVPSMPSGIGDTFDSMNCR